A genomic window from Bacteroidota bacterium includes:
- a CDS encoding histidine kinase, with translation MARATAAKLVLLLVPAWALVPLYQIGLDWARFRAFGEPHFPQTRGYDWVHWRDQGRGPEAGFVFPGGPADRAGIRAGDRLVRIQGRALFSLEAVDQAIRGIKPGSEVLYELLRGERLFSVTVRITEYPALLYPIDPVLWAAAGWGFGFGFLVHGVGLFILLPLAWRNRRHWIDVGLIALGALWFGGNTARILLLSLWGPLEGPTPALLPGLTFLAVLGWLAFPSLLLWRAARTVWPVPLPLSLWSFVPPSLYAGLLFSAAFFSGWPGGFTINTLTASLLLCVSAYMMGASGLLLMGPPLEPGPGWMSRMGTGLFLALCLLALMAVLGILPEVAYTTDRFTVGLVLLVQVLSLFPVLLLTYSTLKYGPVSVVMRRAVAGLGTLLVGLWGYSLLRGFWDPSGPLPVPARDWLAAAALATIAPIAYRVLERTLLADERAYWARLRRSGEALSRYGDLARMAEEAARTSAELFETPWAALALFPPERPAILQGWPSDPGPESFWRALYRTTPQDGLWMPSPVLPRSHLPGELERALEARHTGLLVPIGTENQTWGLLALGRRRRVFNLDDIERARAWAAYIAQAAERWAFLERERALVRRTAEAELAALRARINPHFLFNTLNTIAALIEDRPQEAEATVERLAHLFRHVLEHAGQALVPLETELELVTSYLDIERTRLGRRLRVEYDIATEALDWPVPTLAVQTLVENAVQHGVARQACGGTVRLRAWIDGEALWVEVSDTGPGISGFEPDRTDFFGTGLTNLAQRLAHLYGLAGLLEFDSHAEGTCARLRLPRPLEESGHGAESAARVDRGGRRAGPTSLASAAKPYAGRGARLRSGRRRGGTPPA, from the coding sequence GTGGCCCGCGCGACCGCAGCAAAACTTGTGTTGCTTTTGGTGCCGGCCTGGGCCCTGGTGCCCTTGTATCAGATCGGGCTGGACTGGGCTCGCTTTCGCGCCTTTGGGGAGCCGCACTTTCCCCAGACGCGCGGCTACGACTGGGTGCACTGGCGCGACCAAGGCCGAGGTCCGGAGGCGGGTTTTGTGTTTCCCGGCGGACCCGCGGACCGGGCCGGCATCCGAGCAGGCGATCGGTTGGTGCGCATACAAGGCCGCGCCCTCTTTAGTCTCGAAGCGGTAGACCAGGCGATACGGGGCATTAAGCCGGGCTCAGAGGTCTTGTACGAGTTGCTTCGAGGAGAGCGCCTGTTCTCCGTTACCGTGCGCATCACCGAGTATCCCGCTTTGCTGTATCCCATCGATCCTGTGCTGTGGGCGGCAGCCGGATGGGGGTTTGGATTCGGCTTCTTGGTGCACGGGGTTGGATTGTTCATCCTGCTGCCGTTGGCCTGGCGCAACCGCCGCCACTGGATCGACGTAGGCCTGATCGCGCTCGGAGCGCTGTGGTTTGGCGGCAACACCGCTCGCATCCTGCTCCTGTCCCTTTGGGGACCCCTTGAGGGTCCTACGCCGGCCCTGCTGCCCGGGCTAACGTTTCTAGCCGTACTGGGTTGGCTCGCCTTTCCGAGCCTTCTGCTCTGGCGTGCAGCGCGGACCGTGTGGCCCGTTCCCCTTCCCTTAAGCCTGTGGAGCTTTGTCCCACCGAGCCTCTATGCAGGGCTCTTGTTTAGCGCGGCTTTTTTCAGCGGCTGGCCAGGGGGGTTTACGATCAACACCCTCACCGCCTCTCTGCTGCTGTGTGTAAGCGCGTACATGATGGGAGCCTCAGGACTTCTGCTCATGGGGCCCCCATTAGAGCCCGGCCCGGGCTGGATGAGCCGCATGGGCACGGGGTTGTTTTTGGCCCTGTGTCTGCTAGCCCTCATGGCCGTTTTGGGGATACTACCCGAAGTAGCCTACACGACCGATCGGTTCACCGTGGGGCTTGTGCTATTGGTGCAGGTATTGAGCCTGTTTCCCGTACTGCTGCTCACCTATAGCACCCTTAAGTACGGACCTGTATCCGTGGTGATGCGCCGAGCCGTAGCGGGCCTGGGGACGCTCCTTGTAGGGCTGTGGGGCTATAGTTTGCTGCGCGGATTTTGGGACCCCTCTGGCCCCCTGCCCGTGCCGGCCAGGGACTGGCTAGCGGCTGCGGCGCTGGCCACGATCGCTCCGATCGCCTATCGGGTGTTGGAACGAACGCTGCTGGCCGATGAGCGCGCCTACTGGGCACGCCTGCGCCGCTCTGGCGAAGCCTTGAGTCGTTACGGGGATCTGGCCCGGATGGCTGAGGAGGCCGCGCGCACCAGCGCAGAACTCTTCGAAACCCCCTGGGCCGCCCTGGCTCTTTTTCCTCCAGAGCGCCCCGCGATCTTGCAAGGTTGGCCCTCGGACCCAGGCCCGGAGTCATTTTGGCGCGCGCTTTACAGGACCACCCCCCAAGACGGCCTCTGGATGCCCTCTCCGGTGCTGCCGCGATCTCATCTGCCTGGGGAGCTTGAACGCGCTCTGGAGGCGCGCCACACGGGCCTGCTTGTGCCGATAGGAACCGAAAACCAGACCTGGGGCCTGCTCGCCTTGGGCCGCCGGAGGCGCGTGTTCAACCTGGACGACATAGAGCGAGCCCGCGCCTGGGCAGCCTATATAGCGCAAGCCGCTGAGCGATGGGCCTTTCTGGAACGCGAACGAGCCCTGGTGCGCCGCACGGCCGAAGCGGAGCTGGCCGCCTTGCGCGCGCGCATCAATCCGCATTTTCTATTCAACACGCTCAACACGATTGCGGCGCTCATCGAGGACCGCCCGCAAGAGGCCGAGGCCACTGTCGAGCGCCTGGCGCACTTGTTCCGCCATGTGCTCGAACACGCCGGACAGGCGCTCGTACCCCTGGAGACGGAACTGGAGCTGGTCACCAGCTACCTGGACATAGAGCGTACGCGCCTGGGCCGGCGGCTGCGCGTCGAATACGATATCGCGACCGAGGCCCTCGATTGGCCCGTGCCCACGCTGGCCGTGCAGACGCTTGTAGAAAACGCCGTGCAGCATGGGGTTGCCCGTCAGGCTTGTGGGGGAACGGTGCGCCTTCGCGCCTGGATTGACGGAGAGGCACTCTGGGTGGAGGTCTCGGATACCGGGCCGGGCATTTCGGGCTTTGAGCCAGACCGAACCGATTTTTTCGGCACGGGTTTAACCAACTTGGCCCAGCGCTTGGCGCATCTGTACGGCCTGGCTGGCCTTCTGGAGTTCGACAGCCACGCCGAAGGCACGTGCGCGCGCCTGCGCCTGCCTCGTCCGTTGGAGGAGAGCGGCCATGGAGCCGAAT
- a CDS encoding TIGR02757 family protein, with product MTARDAYIKAYLELLVERYNRPEFIGSDPVACVHAFDDPRDQEIIGLFAALFAWGRRDVVLRKLFELCERLNLAPRWYALTFERHEGESLRGFVHRTWSEHDLCAFWRGLGRILRRYGSLEAAFYAGYEPQAPTVEGALERFIGLLEQEVGRNARRHLRRPSEGSSCKRLNLYLRWMVRRDRIVDLGIWAEVNPAQLIIPLDVHVGRVARALGLLRRKSTDWRAARELTERLRVFDPEDPVRYDFALFGLGVFREPLPDLEGAMA from the coding sequence ATGACGGCTCGCGACGCCTATATCAAGGCCTATCTTGAGCTGCTGGTGGAGCGCTACAATCGGCCGGAGTTCATCGGATCAGACCCCGTAGCTTGCGTGCACGCCTTTGATGATCCCCGAGATCAAGAAATCATAGGGCTCTTCGCGGCCCTTTTCGCCTGGGGGCGGCGCGATGTGGTTTTGCGCAAGCTCTTTGAGCTCTGTGAGCGCCTGAACCTAGCCCCTCGTTGGTATGCGCTCACCTTCGAGCGGCATGAGGGGGAGAGCTTGCGGGGCTTTGTCCATCGTACGTGGTCGGAACACGATCTGTGCGCGTTCTGGCGAGGTTTAGGTCGGATCCTGCGGCGTTATGGATCCCTGGAAGCCGCCTTTTACGCGGGCTACGAGCCACAGGCTCCTACCGTGGAGGGAGCCCTAGAGCGCTTCATCGGCCTTCTGGAGCAAGAGGTGGGCAGAAACGCAAGGCGGCACCTGAGGCGTCCTTCAGAGGGCTCCAGCTGTAAGCGTCTCAACTTGTATCTGCGCTGGATGGTGCGTCGGGATCGCATCGTGGATCTGGGCATTTGGGCTGAGGTAAATCCAGCACAGCTCATCATACCCCTCGACGTGCATGTGGGCCGCGTGGCTCGGGCCCTGGGCCTGTTAAGGCGCAAAAGCACCGACTGGCGTGCGGCCCGAGAGTTGACCGAGCGCTTGCGCGTCTTTGATCCGGAAGATCCAGTGCGGTATGATTTCGCGCTGTTTGGTCTGGGGGTGTTCCGGGAGCCCCTGCCTGATCTAGAGGGCGCTATGGCATGA
- a CDS encoding MFS transporter, producing the protein MKRAPLWVLFLTVLIDLIGFGIVLPLLPFYARRYGASELEIGLLYSVYSLMQFLFGPLWGRLSDRIGRRTVILVSVAGSVGSYLLFSWARSVELLFLARLFAGVAGANLAVAQAYIADVTPPEARAQNMALIGAAFGLGFVLGPAISGTFMPLGYAVPPLIAAGLAAINWLMAFLLLPEPERRTDLPEQHRLPALKSLGGLLRRPRLGPLLGGAFLLSFAQANMYGIFPLLGSEVLGLDERQVSYLFMYLGLLSVFVQGVLVRVLVRRLADRHLFYYGVGMSAVGYALLPLWHDLAGALLLLGLLAVGSLAVPALSGLISRSAGPQEQGLVLGVAQSLGSLGRTLGPAWGGLCYGLHHGLPFWSAAGVLVFALVLNRSLFRISHPPSVSRSDI; encoded by the coding sequence ATGAAGCGCGCGCCGCTTTGGGTGCTGTTTCTGACGGTGCTCATCGACCTGATCGGCTTTGGGATTGTGCTACCCCTTTTACCTTTTTACGCCCGTCGGTATGGGGCGAGCGAACTTGAGATTGGCCTTCTGTATAGCGTCTATTCCCTGATGCAGTTTCTGTTCGGGCCTCTCTGGGGTAGGCTCTCAGACCGGATCGGCCGTCGGACCGTGATCTTGGTTAGCGTAGCGGGATCGGTGGGCTCATATCTGCTTTTTTCGTGGGCGCGTTCGGTGGAGCTGTTGTTTTTGGCCCGCCTCTTCGCCGGTGTGGCGGGTGCCAACCTAGCCGTTGCGCAGGCTTATATCGCCGACGTGACCCCGCCGGAGGCGCGTGCCCAAAACATGGCCTTAATCGGCGCCGCTTTCGGCCTGGGTTTCGTGTTAGGGCCTGCTATCAGCGGCACCTTTATGCCCCTGGGTTACGCGGTGCCCCCGCTTATCGCGGCTGGGCTTGCCGCTATAAACTGGCTGATGGCTTTTCTCCTGCTTCCGGAGCCGGAACGCCGTACGGACCTTCCGGAACAGCATCGCCTGCCGGCGCTCAAAAGCCTTGGCGGGCTTTTGCGTCGGCCCCGGCTGGGGCCCCTGCTTGGGGGTGCATTTCTGCTTTCCTTCGCGCAGGCCAACATGTACGGGATCTTCCCCCTGCTGGGCTCTGAGGTGTTGGGCCTTGATGAGCGTCAGGTGAGTTACCTGTTCATGTACTTGGGCCTGCTTTCGGTGTTCGTACAGGGGGTCTTGGTGCGCGTGCTCGTCCGGCGTCTGGCGGATCGACATCTTTTCTATTACGGAGTTGGGATGAGTGCGGTGGGATACGCGCTGTTGCCTCTTTGGCATGATCTAGCGGGCGCTTTGCTCCTGTTGGGCCTCCTTGCAGTCGGCAGCTTGGCCGTGCCCGCTCTAAGCGGCCTTATCTCGCGCTCGGCGGGTCCTCAAGAGCAGGGACTAGTCCTCGGCGTAGCGCAAAGCCTAGGCAGCCTGGGCCGCACTTTGGGACCTGCCTGGGGAGGCCTATGCTACGGTCTGCATCACGGCCTGCCGTTCTGGAGCGCCGCGGGTGTCTTGGTGTTTGCCTTGGTGCTCAACCGGTCCCTTTTCAGAATCTCACACCCCCCATCCGTCTCGCGTTCCGATATATGA
- a CDS encoding DUF502 domain-containing protein has translation MKDRRLTRLRRYLLTGLLVLAPTVITYLVLRFLYETLEGLLGPSLRRLLGVELPGIGILGLFLSVLLLGAFVSRVVGYSLFQWWERLLHRMPLVGAIYRAAQQTIGIFARPSEESFQRVCLVPFPLESDSWALGFVTGQSELDDGQLWLHVFLPTPPIPSNGMLLFVKPERVRYLSWSVAEAMQFVVSFGSLSPGGARLVLLSPEEAFGSKARPSASAGSAQG, from the coding sequence ATGAAGGATCGCCGCTTGACCCGATTGCGTCGGTACCTCCTTACGGGGCTTTTGGTGTTGGCCCCGACGGTGATCACGTATCTCGTGTTGCGCTTTCTGTACGAGACCCTGGAGGGGCTACTCGGCCCGAGCCTGCGTCGGCTGCTCGGGGTGGAATTGCCCGGAATCGGCATCCTGGGTCTGTTTTTATCGGTGCTGTTGCTGGGCGCTTTTGTCTCGCGCGTCGTAGGCTATAGCCTTTTTCAGTGGTGGGAGCGTCTTTTGCACCGCATGCCCTTGGTGGGCGCTATCTACAGGGCCGCTCAGCAGACGATCGGGATCTTTGCCCGGCCCTCTGAGGAGTCCTTTCAGCGCGTCTGCTTGGTTCCTTTTCCCCTGGAGAGCGACTCTTGGGCGCTGGGCTTTGTAACGGGCCAATCGGAGTTGGACGATGGGCAGCTGTGGCTGCACGTTTTCCTCCCCACCCCTCCGATCCCGTCCAACGGCATGCTGCTTTTCGTCAAGCCAGAGCGAGTGCGCTATCTGAGCTGGAGCGTCGCCGAGGCGATGCAGTTTGTGGTCTCCTTCGGCAGCCTAAGCCCGGGGGGCGCTCGTCTGGTTCTGCTAAGCCCCGAGGAGGCCTTCGGCTCCAAAGCGCGGCCGTCGGCCTCTGCGGGATCGGCGCAGGGTTAG
- a CDS encoding glycosyl hydrolase: MRHAWLWLLVAWPAWAQSLPEPVQEHLRRKAESRFKNLRFENVGPVQMGGRVVDIEVDPRNPFRFLVAYASGGVWETRNNGTTFAPLSEELPTQVVGDLAMAPSNPDVLYLGTGENNSSRSSYAGLGVFKSTDGGKTWQYVGLAETHRIGRIRVHPQNPDIVWVAAIGKLYSQDEHRGVYKSTDGGRSWRKTLYVNPRTGAIDLVVHPQNPNILYVATWERERRAWNFVEGGAGSGIWMSTDGGETWTRLGNGLPQGEHVGRIGLAISPSNPNVLYAVIDNQTHRPEEGQPAEATRILTVRKLATMTREAFLAVPIDTLEAFLRANDFPAEYTAARIRELIQKGEISPRTLYEYLGGDANRALFETPIIGPEIYRSDDGGRSWRKTHTAYLDGVFFTYGYYFGKIWVDPQNPDRLAVAGVPLLYSEDGGKSFRAVDRPNVHVDHHALWKNPAFPLHWINGNDGGVNVTYDGGVSWQVLNTVPVGQFYTVAVDNARPYNIYGGLQDNGVWYGQRRSIERVWEREERDGWRRLLGGDGMYTEPDTSNNELVYAGFQFGNYFRINRRTGERAPIRPRHKLGEEPLRFNWLTPVIPSPHNQQIIYFGANRLFRSLDQGRSWTPISPDLTFGRREGDVPYGTITTIDESPLRFGLIWVGTDDGRIWVTRDGGMTWTEVNAPRPRNRNATVPPRKWVTRVVASRYQEGTAYVTLTGYREDDFTPYVYKTTDYGQTWVDLSRGLPRRLALNVIREDPVNPNILYLGGEDGLYISLDQGRSWEPLMGGLPDVAVYDIKIQARDKDLVVATHGRSIYVLDLEEVQQLVDSVLAKPIHAFALEPIPENPNWGRRPNWRDPIRPSVRLVWWLREAGTDSSAITVLDAQGRPLKVLRGSADRGFNVHTWDLAVDPGLVQAAGLGWQPAQDGQIYLRAGRYRLEFASGSHRSSIPLEIRPAPRRTPTRSGGEPEEG, translated from the coding sequence ATGCGACATGCCTGGCTGTGGCTGCTAGTGGCTTGGCCCGCTTGGGCTCAAAGCCTGCCGGAACCGGTGCAGGAACATCTGCGGCGCAAGGCCGAGTCCCGCTTTAAAAACTTGCGTTTCGAGAACGTAGGGCCCGTGCAGATGGGCGGGCGCGTGGTGGACATCGAGGTCGATCCCCGCAACCCGTTTCGGTTTCTGGTCGCTTACGCCTCCGGAGGCGTCTGGGAGACGCGCAACAACGGGACCACCTTCGCGCCTCTGAGTGAGGAGCTTCCCACGCAGGTCGTGGGGGATCTAGCCATGGCACCAAGCAACCCGGACGTGCTCTATCTAGGAACCGGGGAGAACAACTCCAGCCGTTCCTCCTATGCGGGTTTGGGCGTGTTCAAATCCACAGACGGAGGCAAAACGTGGCAGTATGTAGGCCTGGCAGAAACGCATCGGATCGGCCGCATTCGGGTGCATCCGCAGAATCCGGATATCGTTTGGGTGGCCGCGATCGGCAAGCTCTACAGCCAAGATGAGCACCGAGGGGTGTACAAATCCACCGATGGCGGTCGCAGCTGGCGCAAAACGCTCTACGTCAACCCCCGCACGGGGGCCATCGATCTCGTCGTGCACCCTCAAAACCCCAACATCCTCTATGTGGCCACCTGGGAGCGGGAGCGGCGGGCGTGGAACTTCGTCGAAGGGGGAGCGGGCAGCGGCATCTGGATGTCCACCGACGGCGGGGAAACCTGGACACGCCTGGGCAACGGCCTACCCCAGGGGGAACACGTGGGCCGCATCGGGCTTGCCATCTCACCCAGCAATCCGAACGTGCTCTACGCGGTGATCGATAACCAAACCCACCGGCCAGAGGAGGGGCAACCGGCCGAAGCGACGCGCATCCTTACGGTGCGGAAACTGGCCACTATGACGCGAGAGGCCTTCCTGGCCGTGCCGATCGATACGCTGGAAGCCTTTCTGCGCGCCAATGACTTTCCGGCCGAGTACACGGCCGCGCGCATCCGGGAGCTCATCCAAAAGGGCGAGATCAGCCCCAGAACGCTCTACGAGTACTTGGGCGGGGACGCCAATCGGGCCCTGTTTGAAACCCCCATCATCGGGCCTGAGATCTACCGCTCCGATGACGGCGGCCGCAGCTGGCGCAAAACGCATACGGCATATTTGGACGGCGTCTTTTTCACGTACGGCTACTACTTCGGCAAAATCTGGGTCGATCCGCAAAACCCGGATCGCCTCGCCGTGGCCGGGGTGCCCCTGCTGTACTCCGAGGACGGGGGCAAGAGCTTTCGGGCCGTGGACAGGCCCAACGTGCACGTAGATCACCATGCGCTCTGGAAAAACCCCGCCTTCCCGCTGCACTGGATTAACGGCAACGACGGCGGGGTGAACGTGACCTACGACGGCGGGGTCTCCTGGCAGGTGCTCAACACGGTCCCCGTAGGCCAGTTTTACACGGTCGCCGTGGATAACGCTCGCCCCTATAACATCTACGGGGGACTGCAGGACAACGGGGTCTGGTATGGGCAACGGCGCTCGATCGAACGCGTCTGGGAGCGCGAGGAACGCGACGGCTGGCGCCGGCTTCTGGGGGGCGACGGGATGTACACAGAGCCCGATACGTCGAACAACGAGCTCGTGTACGCCGGCTTTCAGTTCGGCAACTATTTTCGCATCAACCGCCGAACCGGCGAGCGAGCCCCGATCCGACCCCGGCACAAGCTGGGAGAAGAGCCTCTGCGCTTCAACTGGCTCACTCCCGTGATCCCGTCCCCGCACAACCAACAGATCATCTACTTTGGGGCCAACCGCCTGTTTCGCTCTCTGGATCAAGGCCGCAGCTGGACGCCCATCAGCCCGGATCTCACCTTCGGCCGCCGCGAGGGCGATGTGCCCTATGGCACCATTACGACGATCGACGAATCCCCGCTGCGCTTCGGGCTCATCTGGGTAGGTACCGACGACGGACGCATTTGGGTGACGCGCGACGGCGGGATGACGTGGACCGAGGTAAACGCCCCCAGGCCGCGCAACCGCAACGCGACCGTACCCCCGCGCAAGTGGGTTACGCGCGTTGTGGCCTCCCGCTATCAGGAGGGTACGGCCTACGTGACCTTGACCGGCTATCGGGAGGACGACTTCACCCCGTATGTGTACAAGACCACGGACTACGGCCAGACATGGGTTGATTTGTCAAGGGGGCTGCCGCGCCGGCTAGCTCTTAACGTGATCCGGGAGGATCCGGTAAACCCGAACATCCTGTATCTAGGGGGCGAGGACGGCCTCTACATCAGCCTGGATCAGGGCCGCAGCTGGGAGCCCCTCATGGGCGGGCTTCCGGATGTGGCCGTCTACGACATCAAAATTCAGGCGCGCGACAAAGACCTAGTCGTGGCCACCCACGGAAGAAGCATCTATGTGCTGGACCTGGAAGAGGTGCAGCAGCTTGTGGACTCCGTCTTGGCCAAACCGATCCACGCCTTCGCCCTGGAGCCCATCCCAGAAAACCCCAATTGGGGCCGCAGGCCAAACTGGCGCGATCCGATCCGGCCCTCTGTGCGCCTGGTCTGGTGGCTGCGCGAGGCTGGAACGGACTCTTCGGCGATCACGGTCCTAGACGCTCAGGGCCGACCCTTGAAGGTGCTGCGGGGTTCGGCGGATCGGGGCTTTAACGTACACACGTGGGATTTGGCCGTTGACCCCGGCTTAGTGCAAGCAGCTGGCCTCGGCTGGCAGCCGGCTCAGGACGGACAGATTTACCTGCGCGCCGGTCGCTACAGGCTAGAGTTCGCATCCGGCTCCCATCGCAGCAGCATACCCCTGGAGATTCGGCCCGCGCCCAGGCGGACGCCGACGCGAAGCGGGGGAGAACCGGAGGAGGGCTAA
- a CDS encoding pseudouridine synthase, protein MRRRFRYLAFYKPYGVLSQFTDPAGRPTLKAYIPVPRVYPVGRLDLDSEGLLLLTDDFGLRHRLMDPRYGHPRTYWVQVERIPTEAALRQLAQGVVISGGYRTRPARVRIIPEPALPERPVPIRYRKTVPTCWLELELREGKNRQVRRMTAAVGHPTLRLVRVAVGPITLEGLSPGRWRDLSPQEVRRLRELTGLERERLQTG, encoded by the coding sequence ATGCGTAGGCGGTTTCGCTACCTGGCCTTCTACAAACCCTACGGGGTGTTGAGCCAGTTTACCGATCCGGCGGGCAGACCTACGCTCAAGGCCTACATCCCCGTGCCGCGCGTCTATCCCGTCGGCAGGCTTGATCTGGACAGCGAGGGGTTGCTGCTGCTTACGGACGACTTTGGGCTGCGGCATCGGCTCATGGACCCCCGCTATGGGCATCCCCGCACCTATTGGGTGCAGGTGGAGCGGATCCCCACCGAGGCGGCGCTGCGTCAGCTCGCCCAGGGGGTGGTGATCTCAGGCGGTTATCGAACCCGTCCGGCCCGCGTGCGCATAATCCCGGAGCCTGCGCTTCCGGAGCGGCCCGTTCCGATCCGGTATCGCAAAACGGTCCCCACTTGCTGGTTGGAGCTGGAGCTGCGGGAGGGCAAAAACCGACAGGTGCGGCGCATGACGGCCGCGGTGGGGCATCCGACCCTGCGGCTTGTGCGCGTGGCCGTTGGGCCTATTACGCTAGAAGGGCTTAGTCCGGGTCGATGGCGCGATCTTAGCCCGCAGGAAGTGCGGCGACTGCGAGAGCTAACGGGGCTTGAACGGGAACGCTTACAAACCGGCTAG
- a CDS encoding pyridoxal-phosphate dependent enzyme gives MRSVAHHSPGALPVTPDMVRWAAQAIGAHLVRTPLRRLPLEGRQVYAKLENRQQTGSFKVRGALAALVGYREQGLRGPWITASAGNHGIGLAYAAGLLKAGPVWVFVPENTPRAKLHKLRDLGAEVRLCGSGFSEAEQAARQAAAQLGGVYVSAYNDPFVVAGQGTIGLEILEEAPELGMLLAPVGGGGLLSGMALWIRAHRAETLIWGAQSVCTPGLYNALYGSHLPERPTLAEGLSGGVEAEAITVRLLHKLIEGIYLVSEPEIWDSMHWAYHQLGERLEGSAAVALAALRFRRLPDREPIVVVLTGSNTDRLAGL, from the coding sequence ATGCGATCGGTGGCCCATCATAGCCCGGGGGCGCTCCCAGTGACGCCCGACATGGTGCGATGGGCGGCCCAGGCCATAGGCGCGCACCTTGTGCGCACACCCCTGCGACGGCTTCCGCTTGAGGGCCGACAGGTGTACGCGAAGCTCGAAAACCGCCAACAGACGGGCTCCTTTAAGGTTCGAGGGGCCCTAGCGGCTCTAGTAGGTTATCGAGAGCAAGGGCTTCGGGGTCCCTGGATTACGGCCTCGGCGGGCAACCACGGCATCGGCCTGGCCTATGCGGCCGGCCTTCTTAAGGCGGGACCCGTTTGGGTGTTCGTCCCAGAGAACACCCCGCGCGCGAAGCTACACAAGCTAAGGGACCTCGGAGCCGAGGTGCGCCTGTGCGGCTCCGGTTTTTCGGAGGCCGAGCAGGCTGCACGCCAGGCCGCGGCGCAGCTTGGAGGCGTCTACGTTTCGGCCTACAACGACCCGTTTGTGGTGGCCGGACAGGGCACGATCGGTCTAGAGATCTTGGAAGAGGCTCCGGAACTCGGGATGCTTTTAGCCCCCGTCGGAGGCGGCGGGCTGCTTAGCGGGATGGCCCTCTGGATTCGGGCCCATCGAGCCGAGACGCTGATCTGGGGTGCGCAGTCCGTCTGCACCCCCGGCCTGTACAACGCCCTCTACGGGTCGCACCTGCCTGAACGACCTACGCTGGCCGAGGGGCTCTCCGGAGGCGTTGAGGCCGAAGCGATCACCGTAAGGCTGCTGCACAAGCTGATTGAGGGGATCTACTTGGTCAGCGAACCTGAGATCTGGGACAGCATGCACTGGGCTTATCATCAGCTCGGGGAACGCCTGGAGGGCTCTGCGGCCGTGGCGCTGGCCGCGCTGCGCTTTCGGCGCTTGCCGGACCGGGAGCCCATAGTGGTCGTCCTGACGGGATCCAACACGGACCGGCTAGCCGGTTTGTAA
- a CDS encoding alanine racemase, translated as MTIFDLPTPALLVDAVRLERNLQTMQERALRAGVRLRPHAKTHKCAEIARRQLALGASGLTTAKVSEAEAFVENGFSDITIAFPVVGDAAHERLARLMERARVRVLVESPEGAQLLSDFFRARGRRVPVLLEVDVGYGRTGVRWDAPEAVSLYERLHALAGLEPEGVLTHAGHSYQGAQDPLSSRAWAQRISDEERDRIEALARALQVRGLPVQEVSVGSTPTAVHFRPSGRPLVTEMRPGNYVFFDAMQVALGSCALDEVALSVLATVVARHEEGQETRLYVDAGKKALTTDTHRLVEGYGIVADPETRSPYPGVRLEALSEEHGWIRAPRHLKLGVGSRVRIFPVHACVVANLFDQYVVEEELRVCDRWPIIARGRSQ; from the coding sequence ATGACGATCTTCGATCTTCCCACGCCGGCTCTGCTCGTGGATGCCGTGCGCTTGGAGCGCAACCTGCAGACCATGCAGGAGCGGGCCCTTCGGGCTGGGGTGCGGCTAAGACCCCATGCCAAAACCCACAAGTGCGCGGAGATCGCCCGGCGCCAATTGGCTTTGGGCGCATCGGGGCTTACAACCGCCAAGGTGAGCGAAGCCGAAGCGTTTGTTGAAAACGGCTTTTCGGACATCACGATCGCCTTCCCCGTCGTGGGAGATGCCGCCCACGAGCGCTTGGCAAGGCTCATGGAGCGTGCTCGGGTGCGGGTGTTGGTGGAAAGTCCGGAGGGGGCTCAGCTGCTTTCGGACTTCTTCCGAGCCCGCGGCCGCCGCGTTCCGGTGCTGCTTGAGGTCGACGTGGGCTACGGACGCACGGGGGTTCGATGGGATGCGCCGGAGGCCGTATCCCTGTACGAGCGCCTGCATGCGCTTGCGGGCCTAGAGCCAGAGGGGGTGCTTACGCACGCCGGGCATAGCTACCAAGGGGCTCAGGATCCGCTCAGCAGCCGCGCCTGGGCCCAACGGATAAGCGATGAGGAGCGAGACCGCATCGAGGCCCTGGCTAGGGCCCTGCAGGTTCGCGGCCTACCGGTTCAGGAGGTCAGCGTCGGCTCCACGCCCACGGCGGTGCATTTTAGGCCTTCCGGGCGGCCCCTGGTGACCGAGATGCGGCCCGGCAACTACGTCTTCTTCGACGCCATGCAGGTCGCCTTGGGCAGCTGCGCGCTCGATGAGGTAGCCCTGTCGGTCCTGGCCACGGTGGTAGCGCGCCATGAGGAGGGCCAAGAAACCCGCCTGTACGTGGATGCCGGCAAAAAAGCGCTCACCACGGACACGCACCGGCTCGTAGAAGGCTACGGGATAGTGGCCGATCCCGAGACGCGATCCCCATATCCGGGGGTGCGCCTGGAGGCGCTCTCCGAAGAACACGGCTGGATCCGGGCCCCGCGGCATCTGAAGCTGGGCGTGGGCAGCCGGGTGCGCATCTTCCCCGTGCACGCCTGTGTGGTGGCCAACCTCTTCGATCAATACGTCGTGGAAGAGGAACTGCGGGTATGCGATCGGTGGCCCATCATAGCCCGGGGGCGCTCCCAGTGA